A window from Candidatus Woesearchaeota archaeon encodes these proteins:
- a CDS encoding adenylosuccinate synthase, giving the protein MAKVVAVIGAQWGDEGKGKVIDLMADKCPVVARATGGNNAGHTVVVGKEKTVLHLLPSGILHSSTACIIGNGTVIDPKVLLGEISALKAKGISITPRNLFISDRAHIILPTHIALDRARESAAEATEHKIGTTGRGIGPAYADKASRTGIRMAEFVDPAVFRDLLRRNVDEKNFILTQQFKSGAIDFEAVFKEYTKYAKELKPFVTDTSVLINGHAAQQKDILLEGAQGAMLDIDHGTYPYVTSSNAGIGGICSGLGISPRIITEIIGVTKAYATRVGSGPFPTEIKDKVGDRIREIGHEFGSTTGRPRRCGWLDLVALRHAIRTNGITSLAITKLDVLTGLSAIKVCTSYTVNGKKLENFPAKSKDAESIVPVYREFKSWKKDISSVKSFAGLPPEAKALVDFIQKESGAKISIVSVGPERTQTLVN; this is encoded by the coding sequence ATGGCAAAAGTTGTTGCTGTTATTGGTGCCCAATGGGGCGATGAGGGCAAGGGAAAGGTCATTGACCTTATGGCTGATAAATGCCCGGTTGTTGCAAGGGCAACAGGAGGCAATAATGCAGGCCACACAGTCGTCGTGGGCAAGGAAAAAACAGTCCTGCACCTTCTGCCGTCAGGAATTCTCCACTCTTCAACAGCATGCATCATCGGAAACGGCACAGTGATTGATCCCAAGGTTCTGCTGGGTGAAATCTCAGCATTGAAGGCCAAGGGAATTTCCATAACTCCAAGGAATCTGTTCATTAGTGACCGGGCGCATATAATCCTCCCAACCCACATTGCCTTGGACAGGGCGAGAGAGTCTGCTGCAGAGGCAACAGAGCACAAGATTGGCACAACCGGCCGGGGAATTGGGCCGGCATATGCTGACAAGGCAAGCCGGACAGGAATTCGCATGGCCGAGTTTGTTGACCCCGCAGTGTTCAGGGATTTGCTCAGGCGAAATGTTGATGAAAAAAATTTCATCCTCACGCAGCAATTTAAATCAGGGGCAATTGATTTTGAAGCTGTTTTCAAGGAATACACTAAATATGCAAAGGAGCTTAAGCCATTTGTCACTGATACATCTGTTTTGATAAATGGGCACGCGGCACAGCAGAAAGACATTCTGCTTGAAGGGGCGCAGGGAGCCATGCTTGACATTGACCATGGAACATATCCCTATGTAACCTCGTCCAATGCAGGGATAGGAGGCATTTGCTCTGGCCTGGGGATAAGCCCGCGAATTATCACTGAAATTATTGGCGTGACAAAAGCTTATGCAACAAGGGTCGGCAGCGGGCCCTTTCCAACTGAAATTAAGGATAAGGTCGGGGACAGGATAAGGGAAATTGGCCATGAGTTCGGCTCAACAACAGGCAGGCCGCGAAGGTGCGGCTGGCTTGATTTGGTTGCATTGCGCCATGCCATCCGGACAAATGGAATCACCTCATTGGCAATCACAAAGCTGGATGTTCTGACCGGCCTCAGCGCAATAAAAGTATGCACTTCTTACACAGTAAATGGAAAGAAATTGGAGAATTTTCCAGCAAAATCAAAAGATGCCGAGTCCATTGTTCCTGTCTACAGGGAATTCAAATCATGGAAAAAGGATATCTCATCAGTGAAGTCATTCGCTGGCCTGCCGCCTGAAGCCAAAGCCCTTGTTGATTTTATCCAAAAGGAGTCCGGCGCAAAGATAAGCATTGTTTCTGTTGGACCCGAGCGAACGCAGACTCTTGTTAATTAG
- a CDS encoding translation initiation factor IF-2 subunit gamma, translating to MVKKKQHTDVENSQPEVNIGLVGHVDHGKTTLTERLSGKWTDTHSEEIKRGITIRLGYADSVFRKCPDTDDAEGYTTAAKCPHCGKDSVAVRKVSFVDAPGHESLMATMLAGTTIMDGALLVIAANERCPQPQTQEHLMALDIVGVENVVVVQNKIDLVSRDDAVRNFKQIKAFLKGTRYENVPIVPITAQHNINIGFLIKAIEDTVKTPNRDSKKDPLMLVARSFDINRPGTAIEGLKGGVLGGTLKEGMLTIGDEIEIRPGRMVEEKNQKVWKPIKTTIMSIVTGGKEAKEISPGGSMGVLTSLDPSIVKSDKLTGNVVGKVGKLPEVWYEFNLGVNLLERVVGSEKELNVEPIKMGEVLMLNVNSAATVGIVDKLGKNQIHCKLKLPVCAEKSSRITISRRIGTRFRLIGFGTILK from the coding sequence ATGGTCAAGAAGAAGCAGCACACAGACGTTGAAAACAGCCAGCCGGAAGTAAACATAGGGCTTGTAGGGCATGTTGACCACGGCAAGACAACGCTCACGGAAAGGCTTTCCGGCAAGTGGACAGACACTCATTCTGAAGAAATCAAAAGGGGCATCACGATAAGGCTTGGTTACGCTGATTCGGTTTTCAGGAAATGCCCGGATACAGATGATGCAGAAGGCTACACAACAGCTGCAAAATGCCCGCACTGCGGCAAAGATTCAGTCGCTGTACGAAAAGTCAGCTTCGTGGATGCGCCAGGCCACGAATCGCTTATGGCAACCATGCTTGCCGGGACAACAATCATGGACGGTGCCCTGCTTGTCATTGCCGCAAATGAAAGGTGCCCGCAGCCGCAGACACAGGAACACCTGATGGCCCTGGACATTGTGGGCGTGGAGAATGTTGTGGTTGTGCAGAATAAGATAGACCTTGTGTCAAGGGACGATGCGGTCAGGAATTTTAAGCAGATTAAGGCATTCCTGAAGGGCACGCGATATGAGAATGTGCCCATTGTGCCGATAACAGCGCAGCACAATATCAATATTGGCTTCCTGATCAAGGCGATCGAGGATACCGTCAAGACTCCCAACAGGGACAGCAAAAAAGACCCGCTCATGCTAGTAGCGAGGAGCTTTGACATCAACAGGCCAGGCACTGCCATAGAAGGCCTGAAAGGCGGCGTCCTCGGCGGGACGCTGAAAGAGGGCATGCTTACGATAGGGGACGAAATTGAGATTCGGCCTGGAAGGATGGTCGAGGAAAAAAACCAGAAGGTATGGAAGCCGATAAAGACAACAATCATGAGCATTGTGACCGGCGGGAAGGAAGCCAAGGAAATCAGCCCTGGCGGCTCGATGGGGGTGCTTACAAGCCTCGACCCTTCAATTGTCAAGTCTGACAAGCTGACTGGGAATGTCGTTGGAAAGGTCGGCAAGCTTCCTGAGGTGTGGTATGAGTTCAATCTCGGCGTCAACCTGTTGGAGAGGGTTGTTGGGTCAGAGAAGGAGCTTAATGTCGAGCCCATCAAGATGGGGGAAGTCCTTATGCTTAATGTCAATTCAGCAGCTACTGTCGGCATTGTGGACAAGCTGGGAAAAAACCAGATACACTGCAAGCTGAAGCTTCCTGTCTGCGCCGAGAAAAGCTCAAGAATCACAATTTCAAGGAGGATTGGGACAAGGTTCAGGCTGATTGGATTTGGGACAATCCTCAAATAA
- a CDS encoding 30S ribosomal protein S6e: MADFKIVISDPKTGKSYQKELKDPDSKNLFGMKIGDTVKGELFGLTGYEMMITGGSDNCGFPMRRDVIGTARKRILSTKGSGVRDIEYGDRKRKSVAGNTIFDLTAQVNLKVTKQGKEPMEPKAEKAEDAKEEKAAPAKEAPAEAKVEKHAGKDVKGDHHKHEKKAEEKTPEDKQ, encoded by the coding sequence ATGGCTGATTTTAAAATTGTAATATCTGACCCTAAAACGGGCAAAAGTTACCAGAAGGAACTAAAGGACCCTGATTCTAAGAACCTTTTTGGGATGAAGATTGGCGACACTGTCAAAGGTGAATTGTTCGGCCTGACAGGCTATGAGATGATGATTACAGGCGGAAGCGACAACTGCGGATTCCCGATGAGAAGGGATGTCATCGGCACAGCAAGAAAAAGGATTCTCTCCACAAAAGGCAGCGGCGTCCGCGACATTGAATACGGCGACAGGAAAAGGAAGTCGGTTGCGGGGAACACAATTTTTGACCTTACAGCCCAAGTCAACCTCAAGGTCACAAAACAGGGCAAGGAGCCCATGGAGCCAAAAGCTGAAAAAGCAGAGGATGCCAAGGAAGAAAAGGCTGCGCCAGCAAAGGAAGCACCTGCCGAGGCAAAGGTAGAAAAGCATGCTGGAAAGGATGTGAAAGGCGACCATCACAAGCATGAGAAAAAGGCTGAGGAAAAAACCCCAGAGGATAAGCAATAA
- a CDS encoding 50S ribosome-binding GTPase, producing the protein MNFQTLTKVESAQFYLDTAFRNGQQAAVRFKLQNKPSRDKPRLDRTKNMEYARVTAIKNSMVSSLSTILKSFPDISSLPTFYYELVKVTLDYYSLKKSLGTMNWGRAKVEEFYRQYIPKIRSARDFRQMEEFRKQFFGRVSSIFYQMDKAFKYLESARKTMKEYPTVKTETKTVVLAGFPNVGKTTLLFRLTGSRPEIANYAFTTKRINISYFREGDERIQVLDTPGTLNRFNKMNMVEKQAYLAMKHCADAFVYVIDPTEPYPIKDQEKLLKMVRGFKKQVIVYVSKTDIVESPIAQAAVSKYRAVAEAEILKKEIMGALGASLKSP; encoded by the coding sequence ATGAATTTTCAAACCCTGACAAAAGTTGAGAGCGCACAGTTTTACCTGGACACGGCATTCAGGAACGGCCAGCAGGCTGCAGTGCGGTTCAAGCTCCAGAACAAGCCGAGCCGGGATAAGCCGAGGCTGGACAGGACAAAAAATATGGAGTATGCCAGGGTCACTGCCATCAAGAACAGCATGGTCAGCAGCCTGTCCACCATCTTAAAGTCATTCCCGGACATTTCCTCGCTGCCAACTTTCTACTATGAGCTTGTAAAAGTCACGCTGGATTACTACAGCCTGAAAAAATCCCTTGGCACCATGAACTGGGGCAGGGCAAAGGTTGAGGAGTTCTACAGGCAATACATCCCGAAAATCAGGTCTGCACGCGATTTCAGGCAGATGGAGGAATTCAGGAAGCAGTTTTTTGGCCGGGTCAGCAGCATATTTTACCAGATGGACAAGGCCTTCAAGTATCTTGAAAGCGCAAGAAAAACAATGAAGGAATACCCGACAGTCAAGACAGAGACAAAGACTGTGGTGCTTGCGGGGTTTCCAAATGTCGGCAAGACAACCTTATTGTTCCGCCTGACCGGCTCAAGGCCCGAGATTGCCAATTATGCATTTACCACAAAACGAATCAACATTTCCTATTTCAGGGAAGGCGATGAAAGGATCCAGGTGCTTGACACACCTGGCACTCTCAACAGGTTCAATAAGATGAACATGGTTGAAAAACAGGCTTACCTTGCCATGAAGCACTGCGCAGATGCATTTGTCTATGTCATTGACCCGACAGAGCCTTATCCAATAAAGGACCAGGAAAAATTGCTCAAAATGGTCAGGGGATTCAAGAAGCAGGTGATTGTCTATGTTTCCAAGACAGACATTGTCGAAAGCCCAATTGCGCAGGCTGCAGTGTCCAAATACCGTGCAGTGGCCGAGGCTGAAATTCTTAAAAAGGAGATTATGGGCGCTTTAGGTGCTTCTCTTAAGAGCCCATAA
- a CDS encoding mechanosensitive ion channel family protein gives MAASTTDLLQILVKNDYAKSLIVFVFFLVIAYVILSLLKTLVGSMVHRDKSRLDEMLVRKLETPISLLIAGLGLKFAVLPLNLEESVGVVANHGINTLLIILVTHMLMVITHVAMNALTDKYRPTGVVHGRTIFPLLKSFISIFVIMLGFLFVMVEWDVQVGPFLASLGLLGLAVSLALKDSLANVFGGISLILDKNFNVGDHVKLDQGEIGQVIDIGIRSTRIKTFDNEEIIMPNNLLSNMKIVNLARPDPTIRIALAIGVDYGSDPHKVKRVLLQTLQNINGIMHDPKPRVNFNKMADYYLEFKVYFYVPSFSEKLDTEDTVTTAIWYALKKEKINIPFPTRTIFMEKAKGN, from the coding sequence ATGGCAGCAAGCACCACAGACCTTCTTCAAATCCTGGTAAAGAATGACTATGCCAAATCGCTTATAGTTTTTGTCTTTTTCCTTGTGATTGCCTATGTGATTCTCAGCCTGCTGAAAACCCTGGTCGGAAGCATGGTGCATAGGGACAAGTCAAGGCTTGACGAAATGCTGGTCAGAAAGCTTGAGACGCCCATAAGCCTGCTCATAGCCGGATTGGGCCTTAAATTCGCAGTGCTCCCGCTAAACCTCGAGGAGTCAGTGGGGGTGGTGGCAAACCATGGGATCAACACACTTCTCATAATTCTGGTAACGCACATGCTGATGGTGATTACCCATGTGGCGATGAATGCGCTCACCGACAAGTACAGGCCCACAGGCGTAGTGCACGGAAGGACAATTTTCCCGCTCCTGAAAAGCTTTATCTCGATTTTCGTGATTATGCTCGGCTTTCTTTTTGTGATGGTTGAATGGGATGTCCAGGTTGGGCCGTTCCTTGCAAGCCTTGGCCTGCTAGGCCTGGCTGTGTCCCTTGCGCTGAAAGACAGCCTTGCCAATGTCTTTGGCGGCATATCATTGATTCTTGACAAGAATTTCAATGTAGGCGATCATGTGAAGCTTGACCAGGGGGAAATAGGGCAGGTCATAGACATCGGAATCAGGAGCACAAGAATCAAGACATTTGACAATGAGGAGATCATAATGCCCAATAACCTTTTGTCCAACATGAAGATAGTCAATTTGGCCAGGCCAGACCCGACAATACGGATTGCGCTTGCTATAGGCGTTGACTATGGCTCTGACCCGCACAAAGTGAAGAGAGTGCTTCTGCAGACTCTGCAGAATATAAATGGCATAATGCATGACCCCAAACCACGGGTAAATTTTAATAAGATGGCTGATTACTATCTTGAGTTCAAGGTGTATTTTTATGTCCCATCATTCTCTGAAAAGCTCGACACTGAAGACACTGTAACAACTGCAATCTGGTATGCCCTGAAAAAAGAGAAAATCAATATCCCCTTCCCAACCAGGACAATCTTTATGGAAAAGGCAAAGGGGAATTAG
- a CDS encoding 50S ribosomal protein L16 → MAKLRKGVAYRKLERPYTRISKYRQKSFIRTARNIRVVRFNMGETNRKFQYTLNLLSKSSFQLRHNAIEAARQSSNRLLEKVLGKSGYFMKIRVYPHHVLRENPLAAGAGADRMSTGMQKSFGKPIGFAAQVKEGKPMVSLSVDKQHLDIAKKALIRFSHKVPCKTTIETIVNAPTAK, encoded by the coding sequence ATGGCAAAACTAAGAAAAGGTGTAGCATACAGAAAGCTTGAAAGGCCTTACACGCGAATATCCAAATACAGGCAGAAGTCTTTTATCAGGACAGCAAGGAACATAAGGGTAGTCAGGTTTAACATGGGCGAAACCAACAGGAAATTCCAGTACACGCTTAACCTTCTTTCAAAGTCAAGCTTCCAGCTGAGGCACAATGCAATTGAGGCTGCCAGGCAAAGCTCCAACAGGCTCCTCGAAAAAGTGCTTGGCAAGAGCGGCTATTTCATGAAAATAAGGGTTTATCCCCACCATGTCTTAAGGGAAAATCCACTGGCTGCAGGGGCGGGAGCAGACAGGATGAGCACAGGAATGCAGAAGTCGTTTGGAAAGCCAATCGGCTTTGCCGCGCAGGTCAAGGAAGGCAAGCCCATGGTTTCATTGTCTGTTGACAAGCAGCACCTGGACATTGCGAAAAAAGCGCTTATCAGGTTCTCGCATAAGGTGCCATGCAAGACAACAATTGAGACAATTGTAAATGCTCCGACAGCAAAGTAG
- a CDS encoding PIN domain-containing protein, whose translation MSEQIYFFDTYAFFEIIRGSFSYEKYKDAHAITTVFNMAELNYNLKKEVGSKIADKYTDMFKDFVMEVTLEDIKKAISLKVKKKHLSIPDAVGYVISQKYKVKFLTGDSDFEGMPNVEYVK comes from the coding sequence ATGAGTGAACAAATCTATTTTTTTGACACCTATGCATTTTTTGAGATAATTAGAGGGAGCTTTTCATATGAAAAGTACAAGGATGCCCATGCCATTACAACCGTATTCAACATGGCAGAGCTAAACTATAACCTCAAGAAAGAGGTTGGCAGCAAAATAGCGGACAAATATACAGACATGTTCAAGGATTTTGTAATGGAAGTAACCTTAGAGGACATAAAAAAGGCTATAAGCCTGAAGGTTAAGAAGAAACATTTGTCAATTCCAGACGCAGTTGGCTATGTTATATCTCAAAAATACAAAGTTAAGTTCTTAACAGGAGACTCAGACTTTGAGGGCATGCCAAATGTGGAGTATGTGAAATAA
- the tpiA gene encoding triose-phosphate isomerase gives MTDMIIAANWKMNKTAKETYVFFKDFKRIMKEKEGSGAGERPIKKRREKKIIVFPPFTSLYAAQRAAAGTKIMIGAQDMHFQPKGAFTGEISAEMLAEFDAKFCLAGHSERRHILEEDNATINRKVAAALENRMMPVLCVGETLDEREKGMAKRVVGTQLREGLKGVDGKKVPKVILAYEPVWAIGTGKNATPEEANEMHNFIRNALLAAYGRQVSRMSIIIYGGSVNRDNCALLSAQREINGFLVGGASLDPEHFADIILNS, from the coding sequence ATGACTGACATGATTATCGCTGCAAACTGGAAAATGAACAAGACAGCTAAGGAGACGTATGTGTTCTTCAAGGATTTCAAGAGGATAATGAAGGAGAAGGAAGGGTCAGGGGCCGGGGAACGGCCTATAAAAAAAAGGCGCGAGAAAAAAATCATTGTTTTCCCGCCATTCACCTCGCTTTATGCCGCACAGCGCGCAGCTGCCGGGACAAAAATAATGATAGGCGCGCAGGACATGCATTTCCAGCCAAAAGGCGCATTCACTGGAGAAATATCGGCTGAGATGCTGGCTGAATTCGATGCAAAATTCTGCCTTGCGGGGCACTCTGAAAGGAGGCACATCCTTGAAGAGGACAACGCGACCATAAACAGGAAAGTTGCTGCAGCCCTGGAAAACAGGATGATGCCGGTCCTTTGCGTAGGCGAAACGCTGGATGAACGGGAAAAAGGCATGGCAAAGAGGGTGGTTGGGACGCAGCTCAGGGAAGGCCTGAAAGGGGTAGATGGAAAAAAAGTGCCAAAGGTAATTCTCGCCTATGAGCCGGTTTGGGCAATTGGCACCGGGAAGAATGCAACGCCTGAAGAGGCCAATGAAATGCACAATTTTATCAGAAATGCATTATTGGCAGCATATGGAAGGCAGGTATCAAGGATGTCAATCATCATTTATGGCGGAAGCGTGAACAGGGACAATTGCGCCCTGCTTTCTGCGCAAAGGGAAATAAACGGATTTCTGGTCGGCGGGGCAAGCCTGGACCCTGAACATTTTGCTGACATAATATTGAATTCCTGA
- a CDS encoding DUF1461 domain-containing protein produces the protein MPGKRRESSKGQKTCVSSFTAMVVLAVSLFVLSYTLAFHAVAFSEGYYFHEFSKRETPAVARFYMQQTSEILSYFRYGQEFDILPGEYYTLKERLHMVDVKNIVQNVLVAEKMSVLLAFAMGFWLVSALGKEKGLEKIGKSLRAGGYAVLGLAAVVIISFWDFAELFGRFHLAFFQGDTWMLSMDDLLIEMYPESFFFRTGMMVFLLAIIYGIGMLLLGKKLGGLFSAAKEGKRKKHK, from the coding sequence ATGCCTGGAAAAAGGAGAGAATCCTCAAAGGGCCAAAAAACCTGCGTTTCATCTTTTACAGCAATGGTTGTGCTGGCTGTTTCCCTTTTCGTGCTTTCCTACACACTGGCATTCCACGCTGTAGCATTCAGCGAGGGATATTATTTTCATGAATTCAGCAAAAGGGAAACCCCGGCAGTTGCCAGATTCTATATGCAGCAAACTTCCGAAATATTGAGTTATTTCAGGTACGGCCAGGAATTTGACATTCTGCCAGGGGAATACTACACGCTCAAGGAAAGGCTCCACATGGTTGATGTGAAAAATATTGTGCAGAATGTCCTTGTGGCAGAGAAAATGAGCGTGCTGCTTGCATTTGCCATGGGATTTTGGCTTGTTTCTGCCCTTGGGAAGGAGAAAGGCCTGGAAAAAATCGGCAAGTCCCTGCGCGCGGGAGGGTATGCCGTGCTCGGCCTGGCCGCTGTTGTGATAATATCATTCTGGGATTTTGCTGAATTGTTTGGCAGGTTCCACCTCGCATTTTTCCAGGGCGACACATGGATGCTGTCAATGGACGACCTCCTGATTGAGATGTACCCGGAAAGCTTTTTTTTCAGGACCGGAATGATGGTTTTCCTGCTGGCCATAATTTACGGGATCGGCATGCTCCTGCTCGGGAAAAAACTGGGCGGCCTCTTTTCTGCTGCCAAAGAAGGCAAAAGGAAAAAACATAAATAG
- a CDS encoding DUF3737 family protein yields MAEPERKNVYLRTDRGKDNFLAREEGIKVVACRFGSDRPLLGSRYVFIDKGHYSGNEVAWQSEYPIASEAEFSGEFAFGRAFYPFVVDSTLSGDAAMYASQNALLVNNISTGRSLLEESVNAILIDGDVMGKNAFEKAENVQCYVRHISEINSPKSGFIVAESIDRIVSRGGSRIFAADVRQGSEYATIIPRKSLDRLVDPKNFTLKIREIVRQHGSQEDNAAYSTISDTGYWQSRVMQGEALIEAERKSRNEHAIMGLKEVLASFPEYKSLSEFVMNPLKMGKSIRAKRRFERYIGENANELREALYDPGNTELPKDAVTTISENLERLFRIRRAKLATFAFLTVVGWYTSPYTQNFFNQLVESADSRHIRNVREMMQSKEYDSALKLMSNSLNLGWAERRSDVLHEWEGYLNQMGYTLNDMYKSQISVLPGQKR; encoded by the coding sequence ATGGCAGAGCCAGAGCGCAAGAATGTTTACCTGAGAACTGATAGAGGCAAGGATAATTTTCTTGCAAGGGAAGAAGGCATTAAAGTCGTTGCCTGCAGATTTGGCTCGGACAGGCCGCTCCTTGGGAGCAGGTATGTCTTCATAGACAAAGGCCATTATTCTGGCAATGAAGTTGCCTGGCAGTCTGAATATCCAATAGCGAGCGAGGCCGAATTTTCAGGAGAGTTTGCTTTCGGCAGGGCGTTTTACCCATTTGTGGTTGACAGCACGCTCTCAGGAGATGCTGCGATGTATGCATCGCAAAATGCGCTCCTCGTGAACAACATCAGCACCGGCAGGTCATTGCTTGAGGAAAGCGTCAATGCCATCTTGATAGACGGTGATGTCATGGGGAAGAATGCCTTTGAAAAAGCTGAGAATGTGCAATGCTACGTCCGGCATATCTCCGAGATCAACAGCCCAAAGTCAGGCTTTATTGTCGCTGAGAGCATTGACAGGATTGTTTCCAGAGGAGGGAGCAGGATTTTTGCTGCTGATGTAAGGCAAGGAAGTGAATATGCGACCATCATTCCAAGAAAATCGCTGGACAGGCTTGTTGACCCAAAAAATTTCACCTTGAAAATTAGGGAGATAGTCAGGCAGCATGGCAGCCAGGAGGATAATGCCGCTTACAGCACAATTTCAGACACAGGATACTGGCAAAGCAGGGTTATGCAAGGAGAAGCCCTTATTGAGGCTGAGAGAAAAAGCAGGAATGAACATGCCATCATGGGCCTCAAAGAGGTATTGGCGTCATTCCCGGAGTACAAAAGCCTCTCCGAATTTGTCATGAATCCATTGAAAATGGGAAAATCCATCCGGGCCAAGAGAAGGTTTGAGAGATATATCGGCGAAAATGCAAATGAGCTGAGGGAAGCGTTGTATGATCCAGGGAATACTGAGCTGCCAAAGGATGCTGTGACCACAATCAGCGAGAATCTTGAGAGACTGTTCAGGATTAGGCGTGCAAAGCTGGCAACCTTTGCTTTTTTGACTGTGGTGGGATGGTACACCTCTCCTTATACACAAAATTTTTTCAACCAGCTTGTCGAATCTGCTGACAGCAGGCATATCCGAAATGTGAGGGAAATGATGCAAAGCAAGGAATATGACAGCGCGCTCAAACTGATGAGCAATTCGCTCAATCTCGGCTGGGCCGAGCGCAGGAGCGATGTGCTGCATGAGTGGGAAGGCTACCTGAACCAGATGGGCTATACCCTGAATGACATGTACAAAAGCCAGATCAGTGTCCTGCCGGGCCAGAAAAGGTAA
- a CDS encoding glycosyltransferase yields the protein MSNKKTGLSIVVPTFNRPDSLDNLLHYLSNQNDLGSEFEIIVVDDGSESDYHGVISKHQNLPLAFYKKEHKGPGAARNLGVELSSFSAVLFIDDDVIPTNGLVGQHMRSHQRNQPAYSILGATYFPTSGGEVMDRHEYPNGVTFRLSEQSPHFKDQQVLDYTWFITCNVSVDRERFLSVGGFDENFIFPNYEDIELGYKLEASGVQLIFSKEARAYHLNVHSFAERSRWAYQNGYSKGIMIGLHPELTDELIQCRRYGVGEKNLLEMRTDLVNEEEVMAKGLELEKALRANSNPQLMQQFEQLCNAFYAHLEARGLQDRLGGMYRAPGISKPTGFQIQHK from the coding sequence ATGAGTAATAAAAAAACTGGACTAAGCATAGTAGTCCCAACATTTAATCGGCCCGATAGCTTGGATAACCTGTTGCATTATTTATCTAACCAAAATGACCTTGGTTCTGAATTCGAAATCATTGTCGTGGATGATGGCTCGGAATCTGATTACCACGGAGTCATTTCTAAACATCAAAACCTCCCACTGGCATTTTACAAAAAGGAGCATAAGGGGCCAGGGGCTGCCAGAAATTTGGGGGTAGAATTATCCAGTTTCAGTGCCGTCTTATTTATCGATGATGATGTGATTCCAACAAATGGCCTTGTAGGGCAGCACATGAGGTCGCATCAGAGAAATCAGCCAGCGTATTCGATTTTGGGGGCCACTTATTTTCCGACTTCTGGGGGTGAAGTTATGGACAGACACGAATATCCAAATGGTGTCACTTTTCGCCTATCCGAGCAGTCCCCTCATTTCAAGGATCAGCAAGTGTTGGATTATACTTGGTTTATTACCTGCAATGTCTCTGTGGACAGGGAACGATTCCTCTCGGTCGGTGGATTTGACGAGAATTTTATTTTTCCAAATTATGAGGACATTGAGTTAGGATACAAACTTGAGGCCAGCGGGGTGCAATTGATATTCAGCAAGGAAGCTAGGGCATACCATCTCAATGTTCACTCCTTTGCAGAACGCAGTAGATGGGCGTATCAGAATGGATATTCCAAGGGCATAATGATTGGCCTTCATCCGGAACTGACAGATGAACTGATTCAATGCAGGAGATACGGTGTCGGCGAAAAAAATCTATTGGAGATGAGGACTGATCTGGTAAATGAAGAAGAAGTCATGGCAAAAGGCCTGGAACTTGAAAAAGCGCTCAGAGCGAATTCAAACCCACAGTTGATGCAGCAATTTGAACAGTTATGCAACGCATTTTATGCGCACCTTGAAGCAAGAGGGCTGCAAGACAGGCTAGGTGGTATGTATCGAGCACCGGGAATTTCGAAACCTACTGGTTTCCAAATACAACATAAATGA